From the genome of Hathewaya histolytica, one region includes:
- a CDS encoding spore germination protein yields the protein MDINILSKNLDENIELIEASTSNNTTFFKREIILENNIRATILFIAGLSDQDRIEDDIIAPLLFKVKEDLNTIPNLPDFLSKKYIKSFNVSLENSLDNISVELHKGNAIVLLENYSTGIICSTSVQIHRSIQSSDTEISILGGKDAFIENLDINISLINQKLNDPNLKIEKFNLGTKSKTDVALIYIDGIIDTKILNKIRKNLKSIDAPYIGGTGYIAKYLFPKQRSIFPLSKMTEIPDTVVTDMLQGKATIMVNGFPHALIIPVVFIEFFQAFEDYVSNNIMGSFERLLRIISAFILITLSPLYVALLEYNVELIPLPLIKVLIKSRSGIPLSPFIEVLVMELLIEMLREGGIRLPKPIGQTLGIVGGIVLGDAATRAGIVSQTTLVVVAIGIICTFLVPNYTMSTPLRLLRFPMILLAKLLGFLGIIAGLLILVVHLICTDSFSIPYLSPISPLNPEGIKDSIIMSSIKKVNRIPTIFTRSARERRKNAKKDND from the coding sequence ATGGATATAAATATACTTTCTAAAAATTTAGATGAAAATATAGAACTTATAGAAGCTTCTACAAGCAATAATACTACCTTTTTTAAAAGAGAAATAATTTTAGAAAACAATATACGTGCAACTATATTATTTATAGCTGGACTTTCTGATCAAGATCGAATAGAAGATGATATAATAGCCCCTTTACTTTTTAAAGTTAAAGAAGATTTAAATACTATCCCTAACCTTCCAGACTTTTTAAGTAAAAAATACATAAAGTCTTTCAATGTTTCTCTAGAAAATTCTTTAGACAACATAAGTGTGGAATTACATAAAGGAAATGCTATAGTTCTTTTAGAAAATTATTCCACAGGAATTATATGCTCAACTTCTGTCCAAATTCACAGAAGCATTCAAAGTTCTGACACGGAAATTTCCATATTAGGCGGAAAAGATGCCTTTATAGAAAATTTAGATATTAATATATCTTTAATTAACCAGAAGCTAAATGATCCCAATTTGAAAATAGAAAAGTTCAATTTAGGTACAAAGTCTAAAACAGATGTGGCATTAATCTACATAGATGGCATAATCGATACTAAAATCCTAAATAAAATTAGAAAAAACTTAAAAAGCATAGATGCACCATATATAGGAGGTACGGGATATATTGCGAAGTACCTATTCCCAAAGCAAAGAAGTATTTTCCCTCTAAGTAAGATGACAGAAATTCCTGATACGGTAGTTACTGATATGCTTCAAGGTAAAGCTACTATTATGGTAAATGGGTTTCCCCATGCACTAATTATACCTGTAGTATTCATAGAATTTTTTCAAGCCTTTGAGGATTATGTAAGTAACAATATTATGGGTTCTTTTGAAAGACTATTAAGAATAATTAGTGCTTTTATTTTAATTACTCTATCACCACTCTATGTAGCCTTATTAGAGTATAACGTTGAACTAATTCCTTTGCCTCTTATAAAAGTATTAATCAAGTCAAGAAGTGGTATACCACTTAGCCCATTTATTGAAGTATTGGTAATGGAATTACTAATAGAGATGCTTCGTGAAGGTGGTATTAGATTACCTAAGCCAATAGGTCAAACTCTTGGTATAGTTGGTGGTATTGTACTTGGTGATGCTGCTACAAGGGCAGGTATCGTTAGTCAAACCACCCTTGTGGTTGTAGCTATAGGAATTATTTGTACATTCTTGGTGCCAAATTATACTATGTCAACGCCACTTAGATTATTGAGATTTCCTATGATATTACTTGCAAAACTTCTAGGATTCTTAGGTATTATAGCAGGTCTTTTAATACTTGTTGTTCACTTAATCTGTACAGATTCTTTTTCAATACCATATCTATCACCGATTTCACCTTTAAATCCTGAGGGAATCAAGGATTCTATTATAATGTCCTCCATAAAAAAGGTTAATAGAATACCTACTATTTTTACAAGATCTGCAAGGGAAAGGAGAAAAAATGCAAAAAAAGATAACGATTAA
- a CDS encoding cob(I)yrinic acid a,c-diamide adenosyltransferase, producing MFYGDYKSKENYMEKGYVHIYTGNGKGKTTAAFGLALRASLAGKNVYIGQFVKGMKYHEVAVENLINNIKIEQFGNGCFISNSPTKEDISMGRNALLKCGNILKKGEYDLVILDEITIAIYFKLFSEEEVIGILKDKHPKVEVVLTGRYATDKLIEFSDLVTEMKEIKHYYNKGVLSREGIDV from the coding sequence ATATTTTATGGAGATTATAAAAGTAAGGAGAATTATATGGAAAAGGGGTACGTACATATTTATACAGGAAACGGAAAGGGAAAAACTACAGCTGCTTTTGGACTTGCATTAAGAGCTTCTCTTGCAGGGAAAAATGTATATATAGGGCAGTTTGTAAAGGGTATGAAATACCATGAAGTTGCAGTAGAAAATTTAATTAATAATATTAAAATTGAACAATTTGGAAATGGATGCTTTATAAGTAATTCTCCCACAAAAGAAGATATTTCAATGGGTAGAAATGCTCTTTTGAAATGTGGCAATATTTTAAAAAAGGGGGAATACGATTTAGTTATTTTAGATGAGATAACTATAGCTATATATTTTAAATTGTTTAGCGAAGAAGAAGTTATAGGGATTCTAAAAGATAAGCATCCAAAAGTAGAGGTTGTTCTAACTGGAAGATATGCTACAGATAAGTTAATTGAGTTTTCTGATTTAGTAACTGAAATGAAGGAAATAAAACATTATTACAACAAAGGTGTGCTTTCTAGAGAAGGCATAGACGTGTAG
- a CDS encoding YitT family protein yields the protein MGKNLGKNTIKEVLLITIGVLFLALGVHFFLVPHNLAVGGVTGLAIVLNKFIPAISIGLFMLIMNIILFIVGFIFIGSAFGGKTIYASLSLSFIIMILEKIFPIKSPLTNDIFIELLFGILLGAVGMAVVFEQNASTGGTDIIAKILNKYFHIDIGRALLVVDFFVTLLATIAFGPKIGMYALLGVIINGITIDAVIQGLNICKKVEIVSTKDDEIIKFIMEDLGRGATVYKGKGAYTSTDKEIITTVLNKKEFIKLKNYIKGIDENAFIVTYNVHETLGNGFKSIHD from the coding sequence ATGGGAAAGAATTTGGGTAAGAATACTATTAAAGAAGTTTTACTAATAACTATAGGAGTTTTATTTTTAGCATTAGGGGTACATTTTTTCTTAGTGCCACATAACTTGGCTGTAGGGGGAGTTACAGGACTTGCTATAGTACTTAATAAATTTATACCTGCTATATCTATAGGACTATTTATGCTTATTATGAACATCATTTTATTTATAGTAGGATTCATATTTATTGGTTCTGCCTTTGGGGGAAAAACTATATATGCGAGTCTTAGCTTATCTTTTATTATAATGATTTTAGAAAAGATCTTTCCTATTAAGAGTCCTTTAACAAATGATATATTTATTGAGCTTCTTTTTGGTATATTATTAGGTGCAGTGGGAATGGCTGTAGTGTTTGAACAAAATGCTTCTACTGGTGGTACGGATATTATAGCAAAAATTTTAAATAAGTATTTTCATATTGATATTGGACGTGCCTTACTAGTGGTGGATTTTTTTGTAACACTACTTGCGACTATTGCTTTTGGACCAAAGATAGGAATGTATGCACTTTTAGGAGTAATAATCAATGGAATTACTATAGATGCTGTTATACAAGGTCTAAATATATGCAAGAAGGTTGAAATAGTAAGCACTAAAGACGATGAGATTATTAAGTTTATCATGGAAGATCTAGGTAGAGGTGCTACAGTGTATAAAGGAAAAGGTGCTTATACAAGTACTGATAAGGAAATAATAACAACTGTATTAAATAAAAAAGAATTTATAAAATTAAAGAACTATATAAAAGGTATAGATGAGAATGCTTTTATAGTAACATATAATGTGCACGAAACTTTGGGAAATGGATTTAAGAGTATACATGATTAG
- a CDS encoding DUF362 domain-containing protein — protein MAYIINEACVSCGACATECPVNAISQGDSIYVIDAATCIDCGNCANVCPVGAPVQE, from the coding sequence ATGGCATACATAATTAATGAAGCTTGTGTTAGTTGTGGAGCTTGTGCTACTGAGTGTCCAGTTAACGCTATAAGCCAAGGGGATTCTATCTATGTTATAGATGCAGCTACTTGTATCGATTGTGGTAACTGTGCTAATGTTTGTCCAGTTGGTGCTCCAGTGCAAGAATAG
- a CDS encoding flavodoxin → MLVIYWSGTGNTESMAKAISEGGEAKLLHVSEASAQDIEKADKIALGCPAMGAEVLEESEFEPFICEIEHMLNGKKVALFGSYGWGNGEWMEEFETRIKNSGAELIDKGLIINETPDDDGIKKCIELGKKLKEI, encoded by the coding sequence ATGTTAGTAATATATTGGAGTGGAACAGGAAATACAGAATCTATGGCAAAGGCTATATCAGAAGGAGGAGAGGCTAAACTTCTTCATGTTTCTGAGGCTAGTGCACAAGATATAGAAAAAGCAGACAAGATTGCATTAGGATGTCCAGCTATGGGAGCTGAAGTTCTAGAAGAATCTGAATTTGAACCTTTTATATGTGAAATTGAGCATATGTTAAATGGAAAAAAAGTTGCTCTATTTGGTTCTTACGGATGGGGAAATGGAGAATGGATGGAAGAATTCGAAACTAGAATTAAAAATTCTGGAGCAGAGCTTATAGATAAAGGATTAATAATTAATGAAACTCCTGATGACGATGGAATTAAAAAATGTATAGAACTTGGTAAAAAGCTTAAAGAAATATAA
- a CDS encoding FeoA family protein produces the protein MEITLDKGQVGNSYLVSKIREGSKVRRRIMDLGIVKGTKIKVEGMAPFGDPIEISLRGYKLTLRKEEAKDIIVG, from the coding sequence ATGGAGATAACTTTAGATAAAGGGCAAGTAGGTAATTCTTATCTAGTTTCTAAAATTAGAGAAGGAAGCAAAGTTAGAAGAAGAATTATGGATCTTGGAATTGTAAAAGGAACTAAGATTAAAGTTGAAGGTATGGCTCCTTTTGGAGATCCTATAGAGATAAGCCTAAGAGGGTACAAGCTTACTTTAAGAAAAGAAGAAGCTAAGGATATTATTGTAGGATAA
- a CDS encoding FeoA family protein, whose amino-acid sequence MPLSLVNTGDIAEVKEIKGTEIFIKRLMEMGVNTGANIKMVKNADGPLIIAIGSSRIVLGRGMAQKIMVSV is encoded by the coding sequence ATGCCTTTAAGTTTGGTAAATACAGGAGACATTGCAGAGGTAAAAGAGATAAAAGGAACAGAAATTTTTATTAAAAGACTTATGGAAATGGGTGTAAATACAGGAGCTAATATAAAAATGGTTAAAAATGCTGATGGGCCTTTAATTATAGCAATCGGTAGTTCTAGGATTGTATTAGGTAGGGGTATGGCTCAAAAAATTATGGTTAGTGTTTAA
- the feoB gene encoding ferrous iron transport protein B has product MKSEIIVALMGNPNSGKTSLFNALTGSRQHVGNWPGVTVEKKEGTLKYKGRTIRVVDLPGTYSLSAYSEDEVVARNYLIKDKPEVVINVVDSSNIERHMYLTTQILELGCKTILDLNMIDEAEKNGVKINRSALEKDMGIKIVETVASRKKGVLELLDAVIEASEQKIKPKEIEVTCENDFQTQVDKIATELEIKEPNLEYPFKWTATKLIENDSYMVDYIQNKGLDDVLSSVKKSINSLTDVYGYEPECLIVDKRYEYISNLLKGKVHKKEEYEETLSDKIDKVVTNKYLGLPIFAIIMFLMYQVTMTFGNDFLGEHVGEGFEALKEFAGGYLSNSPELFKSFIVDGIIGGLGEVIVFVPLILTMYFIIGILEDVGYMSRAAYVMDRFMSSLGLHGKTAVSMIIGSGCNVAGIMSTRTLESKKDRMIAILVNPFISCSARLPVYTLFAAAFFGTRKLGIFSLSGIVVFSLYVLGILAAILSAKLFSKTLFKGEKSYFLMELPPYRVPSLKSVLLNMWDKASAFIKKAGTIIFAIVVIVWVLSNLPMGVEPGSAESILGRLGSIIAPIFKPLGFGTWQAGVSLITGVLAKESVIATMATVYSVTEEGLQSAIQTQFTPLAAYAFMVFTLLYSPCMAVLGTIKKETNSHKWALFSAVYTTVVAWVAAFLIYNVGSLFIK; this is encoded by the coding sequence ATGAAGTCAGAAATTATTGTTGCTTTAATGGGAAATCCCAATTCGGGGAAAACCAGTTTATTTAATGCGTTAACTGGATCGAGGCAACACGTAGGAAATTGGCCAGGGGTTACAGTTGAGAAAAAAGAAGGAACTTTAAAGTATAAGGGGAGAACTATAAGGGTTGTGGATTTACCAGGTACTTATAGTTTAAGCGCATACTCTGAAGATGAAGTAGTTGCTAGAAATTATTTAATTAAGGACAAGCCGGAAGTTGTTATTAATGTAGTTGATTCTAGTAATATAGAAAGGCATATGTATTTAACTACTCAAATTTTAGAACTAGGTTGTAAGACGATTTTAGATTTAAATATGATAGATGAAGCAGAAAAAAATGGTGTTAAGATTAATAGAAGTGCTTTAGAGAAAGATATGGGTATTAAGATAGTAGAAACAGTTGCATCTAGAAAAAAAGGTGTACTAGAGCTTTTAGATGCAGTTATAGAGGCATCAGAACAAAAAATTAAACCTAAAGAAATAGAAGTAACATGTGAGAATGATTTTCAAACACAGGTGGACAAAATTGCCACAGAATTAGAGATTAAAGAGCCTAATTTAGAGTATCCATTTAAATGGACTGCAACTAAACTTATTGAAAATGATTCATATATGGTAGACTATATACAAAACAAAGGTTTAGATGATGTCTTATCATCTGTTAAGAAATCTATTAATTCTCTTACAGATGTGTATGGTTATGAACCGGAATGTTTAATTGTAGATAAGAGATATGAGTATATTTCAAATTTACTTAAGGGAAAAGTTCATAAAAAAGAGGAATATGAGGAAACTTTATCTGATAAAATCGATAAAGTGGTTACTAATAAATATTTAGGTTTACCGATATTTGCAATTATAATGTTTTTAATGTATCAAGTAACTATGACCTTTGGAAATGACTTTTTAGGAGAACATGTAGGTGAAGGCTTTGAAGCCTTAAAAGAATTTGCAGGTGGATACCTTTCAAACTCTCCAGAACTTTTTAAGTCCTTTATAGTAGATGGTATAATTGGTGGTCTTGGAGAGGTAATTGTGTTTGTACCATTAATTTTAACCATGTATTTTATTATAGGAATATTAGAAGACGTAGGATATATGTCAAGAGCAGCATATGTAATGGATAGATTTATGTCAAGTTTAGGACTTCATGGTAAGACAGCAGTATCTATGATTATAGGTTCAGGATGTAACGTTGCTGGAATCATGTCAACTAGAACTTTAGAAAGTAAAAAAGATAGAATGATAGCTATTTTAGTTAATCCATTTATATCATGTAGTGCAAGGCTTCCAGTGTATACTCTATTTGCAGCAGCTTTCTTTGGAACTAGGAAGCTTGGGATATTCTCTTTAAGTGGTATAGTTGTATTCTCACTTTATGTACTTGGAATTTTAGCCGCTATACTTTCAGCTAAGTTATTTAGTAAAACTTTATTTAAAGGTGAGAAATCATACTTTTTAATGGAATTACCTCCATATAGAGTTCCAAGTTTAAAAAGTGTATTACTTAATATGTGGGACAAAGCTTCTGCATTTATTAAGAAAGCAGGAACTATTATATTTGCTATAGTTGTAATCGTATGGGTATTATCAAACTTACCTATGGGTGTTGAACCTGGTTCAGCAGAAAGTATCTTGGGAAGATTAGGAAGTATTATAGCTCCAATATTCAAACCTCTTGGATTCGGAACATGGCAGGCAGGAGTATCTTTAATTACAGGTGTTCTTGCAAAAGAATCTGTTATAGCGACCATGGCAACAGTTTATTCTGTAACGGAGGAGGGGCTTCAATCTGCTATCCAAACTCAATTTACACCTTTAGCGGCTTATGCATTTATGGTATTTACACTATTGTATTCACCTTGTATGGCAGTTTTAGGAACAATAAAAAAAGAAACCAACTCACACAAATGGGCACTATTCTCAGCAGTATATACAACTGTTGTAGCTTGGGTTGCAGCATTCTTAATATATAATGTAGGATCATTATTTATAAAGTAA
- a CDS encoding MFS transporter, whose translation MDKKKVGKNTKLWNEDFFLLWQGQLVSVFGDVIYIMALNFWILDVTGSTALMGTLSALSTLPRIILGPFAGVLVDRWDRKKFIVITDLIRGIFVTFVGIAALLGFIKVWMVFVIGIISGICSAFFNPAIQSVRPDLVPESKLVQANSVSSLAQSGMNMIGSAIGGMIYIAIGAPYMFLFNGISYILSAFTELFINIPRIEKCSKEITFKEDFKEGFRFLWYFKTLKKVFLCASAINLFFNAGMILFLPYSKEQVFLGPKRYGIAAATYSLGMLCASAFITVRNIKQERKFIIYKVSILISGILTLSITFIKSFPVLLIVIFIGFACNAVFNTIFDTMVTLIIPQDKRGKVFALMETLSMGLMPLGSLIGGVLGELIGITQTMRVMFFMGLVTIFMLISIKEVKDLIFYDKHNESIEELVVRTNK comes from the coding sequence ATGGATAAGAAAAAGGTAGGAAAAAATACAAAACTTTGGAATGAGGATTTTTTTCTACTCTGGCAAGGACAATTAGTCTCTGTATTTGGAGATGTTATATATATAATGGCTTTAAATTTTTGGATTTTAGATGTTACAGGTTCTACAGCTTTAATGGGTACATTAAGTGCGTTAAGTACACTTCCTAGAATAATTTTAGGACCTTTTGCAGGGGTTTTAGTAGATAGATGGGATAGAAAAAAGTTTATAGTTATAACTGATCTTATAAGGGGGATTTTTGTAACTTTTGTTGGTATAGCTGCCTTACTTGGATTTATTAAGGTTTGGATGGTCTTTGTTATAGGAATAATATCTGGTATATGCAGTGCTTTCTTTAATCCTGCAATACAATCTGTAAGACCAGATTTAGTGCCTGAGTCAAAGCTTGTACAAGCGAATTCTGTAAGTAGTCTTGCGCAGTCTGGAATGAATATGATAGGTAGTGCTATAGGCGGCATGATATATATTGCCATAGGAGCACCTTATATGTTTTTGTTTAATGGTATATCTTATATTTTGTCTGCCTTCACCGAACTTTTTATAAATATTCCGAGGATTGAAAAATGCTCTAAAGAGATAACTTTTAAAGAGGATTTTAAGGAAGGATTTAGATTTCTTTGGTATTTTAAAACTTTAAAAAAAGTATTCTTATGTGCTTCAGCTATTAATTTATTTTTTAATGCAGGAATGATATTATTTTTACCTTATTCCAAGGAGCAAGTTTTTTTAGGACCAAAGAGATACGGTATTGCGGCAGCTACCTATTCTTTAGGTATGTTATGTGCAAGTGCTTTTATTACTGTTAGAAATATAAAGCAAGAACGTAAATTTATAATTTATAAAGTAAGTATATTAATTTCTGGAATTCTAACTTTGAGTATTACTTTTATAAAAAGTTTTCCTGTATTACTCATAGTAATATTTATAGGTTTCGCTTGTAATGCAGTTTTTAACACTATATTTGATACCATGGTTACTTTAATAATTCCACAGGATAAAAGAGGAAAAGTATTTGCACTTATGGAAACCTTATCTATGGGACTTATGCCTTTGGGAAGCTTAATTGGAGGAGTTTTGGGAGAGTTAATAGGTATAACACAAACTATGAGAGTGATGTTTTTTATGGGACTTGTAACTATTTTTATGCTTATTTCTATAAAGGAAGTAAAAGATTTGATTTTTTATGATAAGCACAATGAGAGTATAGAAGAGCTTGTAGTTAGAACTAATAAGTAA
- the ymfI gene encoding elongation factor P 5-aminopentanone reductase: MSNLSGKVVLITGAAKGIGKAIALKFAEEGASVIVNYKKSHIEAEEVKKDIENLGGYAFLLQGDVSEYRTCSNMMKTLIDKFGKIDILINNAAISKIGIFYDCTEECFDEIINTNLKGVFNLTHNAIKYMIPKGSGTIINISSMWGEVGASCEVIYSASKGGINAFTKALGKELAPSNIRVNAISPGVIETSMNSWLSDEEREELVSEIPMMRMGKPEEIANLAVFLASEQCNYMTGQILRVDGGFI; the protein is encoded by the coding sequence ATGAGTAATTTAAGTGGTAAGGTTGTATTGATTACCGGAGCTGCAAAAGGTATAGGAAAGGCTATAGCTTTAAAATTTGCAGAGGAGGGGGCTTCCGTTATTGTAAATTATAAAAAAAGCCATATAGAAGCAGAGGAGGTAAAGAAGGATATTGAGAATTTAGGTGGCTATGCTTTTTTGCTTCAAGGTGATGTTTCAGAGTATCGTACATGTAGTAATATGATGAAAACCTTAATTGATAAATTTGGGAAGATAGATATATTAATAAATAATGCTGCTATTTCAAAGATAGGGATTTTTTATGATTGTACAGAGGAATGTTTTGATGAAATTATAAATACAAATTTAAAAGGGGTCTTCAACCTAACACATAATGCAATAAAGTATATGATACCAAAAGGAAGTGGTACAATTATAAATATTTCCTCTATGTGGGGTGAGGTAGGAGCTTCTTGTGAAGTTATATATTCCGCCTCAAAGGGAGGTATAAATGCTTTTACAAAGGCATTAGGAAAAGAACTTGCACCGTCGAATATAAGAGTAAATGCCATCTCTCCAGGAGTAATAGAAACTTCAATGAATTCTTGGCTATCAGATGAAGAACGAGAAGAATTAGTTTCTGAAATACCTATGATGAGAATGGGTAAGCCAGAGGAAATCGCAAATCTTGCAGTATTTTTAGCAAGTGAACAATGCAATTATATGACAGGACAAATATTAAGGGTTGATGGTGGATTTATTTAA
- a CDS encoding sigma-70 family RNA polymerase sigma factor, translated as MGKTSKQEIENLVIQSKRGDKGSIEELLNRFTPYIIKRAGEVYLKGYDRDDLMQIAYIYLLNCIDKYKINSNSFTTYVIRAIDNAFNYEIRKRAKDNYEGSLEWENSDGVSLMEVLPSNLNIEEECIKKEESDLVIKLTEKLPMNYRNVIEEIFLKEISLKEYAEKYNINYSTAIKRKSRALKKLKGYMESYSVT; from the coding sequence ATGGGAAAAACTTCAAAACAAGAAATAGAAAATTTAGTTATACAATCAAAACGAGGGGATAAAGGTTCAATAGAAGAATTGCTTAATAGATTTACACCTTACATAATAAAAAGAGCAGGAGAAGTTTATTTAAAAGGTTATGATAGGGATGATTTAATGCAGATTGCGTATATATATCTTTTAAATTGTATAGATAAATATAAGATTAATTCTAATAGTTTTACAACCTATGTAATAAGAGCTATTGATAACGCTTTTAATTATGAAATAAGAAAAAGAGCAAAAGATAATTATGAGGGAAGTTTAGAATGGGAGAATAGTGATGGTGTATCTTTGATGGAGGTGCTTCCAAGTAACTTAAATATAGAAGAAGAGTGTATTAAAAAAGAGGAAAGTGATTTAGTTATAAAACTTACAGAAAAGCTTCCTATGAATTATAGAAACGTAATAGAAGAAATTTTTTTAAAGGAAATTAGTTTGAAGGAGTATGCAGAAAAATATAATATAAATTATAGTACAGCTATAAAGAGAAAGAGTCGGGCCTTGAAAAAATTAAAAGGTTATATGGAGTCTTATTCAGTTACATGA
- a CDS encoding MarR family winged helix-turn-helix transcriptional regulator, whose protein sequence is MNFNENYDSILVLEELLRKVCFDIKKKGREILNDFDITPPQFDALQWILCKKEITIGELSSILYLAPSTVTDLIDRMEKSELVYREKDEKDKRIVKVIPSKKGHNILDKVLEERRTYLSKALISMNEEEKAQFIKYLRILENE, encoded by the coding sequence ATGAACTTCAATGAAAATTATGATAGTATTCTTGTACTTGAAGAACTTTTAAGAAAAGTATGTTTTGATATAAAGAAAAAAGGTAGAGAAATACTTAATGATTTTGATATAACTCCTCCTCAATTCGATGCTCTACAATGGATATTATGTAAAAAAGAAATTACTATAGGAGAACTAAGTTCCATTTTATATTTAGCTCCTAGTACTGTAACGGATTTAATTGACAGAATGGAAAAAAGCGAATTAGTCTATAGAGAAAAAGATGAAAAAGATAAAAGAATTGTAAAAGTTATTCCTTCTAAAAAAGGACATAACATTTTAGATAAAGTTTTAGAAGAAAGACGTACATATTTATCCAAAGCTTTAATTTCTATGAATGAGGAAGAGAAAGCTCAGTTCATAAAATATTTGAGAATTTTAGAAAATGAATAA
- a CDS encoding aminotransferase class V-fold PLP-dependent enzyme gives MKHSDKINRYKSFIAGVNSFVPIQNGELIREINFDNAATTPPLKTVLKEVQKFSPYYSSYHRGTGYKSQLSSALYENSKNIVLDFVGGDRKRDVVIYVKNTTEAINKLSKRFRYKNEGSIILSTTMEHHSNDLPWRSGYEVFYVDIDDNNRLDIDDLEYKLKKFQGIVKLVAVTGASNVTGYVNPVYTIARLSHRYGAKILVDGAQLIPHCKFDMKPHDDPSHIDFLAFSSHKMYCPFDIGVLIGSYDDFVDGPPDHQGGGTVDIVTHKKITWADPPHKDEAGSPNIIGAFALGTAIKTLNYLSLDFIDMHERKLKAHLLYELKELESVSIYCDFDVENSVGIVPFNIEGIHHETLSKILSYEFGIATRSGCFCAQPYVQRILKISEEDAERYRKEKKNRPGMVRASFGLYNTDSDVERLVNSLILIIKNKNYYNDKYKNSNFSYF, from the coding sequence ATGAAACATTCTGATAAAATAAATCGATATAAAAGTTTTATAGCGGGAGTAAATTCTTTTGTACCCATACAAAATGGGGAGCTTATAAGAGAAATAAATTTTGATAATGCCGCCACTACACCTCCTTTAAAAACTGTCTTAAAAGAAGTTCAAAAATTTTCTCCCTATTATTCTTCCTATCATAGAGGAACTGGATATAAATCTCAACTTTCTTCAGCTTTATATGAAAATTCGAAGAATATAGTCTTGGACTTTGTAGGTGGTGATAGAAAGCGAGATGTAGTGATATATGTAAAGAATACTACAGAGGCTATCAATAAGCTTTCTAAGAGATTTAGATATAAAAATGAAGGTTCTATTATTTTAAGTACTACTATGGAGCACCATTCAAATGACCTTCCTTGGAGATCTGGATATGAGGTTTTTTATGTTGATATAGATGATAATAATAGATTAGATATAGATGACTTAGAATATAAGTTAAAAAAATTTCAGGGTATAGTTAAACTTGTTGCTGTAACTGGAGCATCTAATGTGACTGGATATGTTAATCCTGTATATACAATTGCTAGATTAAGCCATAGGTATGGAGCTAAAATTCTTGTAGATGGTGCACAATTAATTCCCCATTGTAAATTTGATATGAAACCACACGATGACCCTTCTCATATAGACTTTTTAGCATTTTCATCTCATAAAATGTATTGCCCCTTTGATATTGGTGTATTAATTGGAAGTTATGATGATTTTGTAGATGGGCCACCGGATCATCAAGGTGGTGGAACTGTAGATATTGTAACCCATAAGAAGATAACTTGGGCCGATCCCCCACATAAAGACGAAGCTGGTTCTCCTAATATAATAGGAGCATTTGCACTAGGTACAGCTATTAAAACACTAAACTATTTATCACTAGATTTTATAGATATGCACGAGAGGAAGTTAAAAGCACACCTATTATACGAACTAAAAGAATTAGAATCCGTTTCAATATATTGCGATTTTGATGTGGAAAATTCTGTGGGAATTGTACCCTTTAATATAGAAGGAATTCATCATGAAACACTTTCGAAAATTTTATCCTATGAATTTGGAATAGCGACTAGGAGTGGTTGTTTTTGTGCCCAACCTTATGTTCAGAGAATACTAAAAATATCTGAGGAAGATGCAGAAAGATATAGAAAAGAGAAGAAGAACCGACCAGGAATGGTTAGAGCTAGCTTTGGACTTTATAATACAGATTCAGATGTAGAAAGATTAGTAAACTCATTAATACTAATAATAAAAAATAAGAATTATTATAATGATAAGTACAAAAATAGTAACTTCTCTTACTTTTAA